The segment CAACACTGCTCATCCAAAGCATGGAGAGAACAGGATACGAACGATGAACGCTACGAGTTTCGATGCTTTTTTCCGCCGTGTGGCCGATGCGATAGGAGTCGAGACGCAAAACGATCTGGCCCGTGTGCTGGGGGTCAACCGCTCCGCCATCACCCAGGCCAAGCAGCGCA is part of the Oceanidesulfovibrio indonesiensis genome and harbors:
- a CDS encoding helix-turn-helix domain-containing protein, whose product is MNATSFDAFFRRVADAIGVETQNDLARVLGVNRSAITQAKQRNAIPQKWLHALARDYGYSARWLESGDGPKHAGTSCHEP